In Archaeoglobaceae archaeon, the sequence GAAGCTGCAAGGGGCTCGGTGATCTACACACTCGTGAGCGATGGTGAAAGCAATGTGCCCTATCGCCTTAGAATAGTCACTCCCGGATGGCTTTATCTTCGCGGCTTCATGGAGTCGCTGAAAGGCGAGAGACTTGCAGACCTTCAGGCGATCTATGGGAGCTTTGGCTATTTCCCGCCCGAAGCGGATAGGTGATGGCTATGCTGGAGACATTGCTCGACTTCGTTAAATTCCTGTTAAGCGTTCTGAAAGCAAATCAGCTCGATATCCCGATAATAAAGCCGATCATAGGCATATTGATGAAAATCGTAGCCCAAATTCCGATACCATACCTAAGCAATCTGGTCGATTTAATTCTCGCAATAGTCCTCTGGCGACCGTTGTTCGCAATCGCAATTATGCCCGGGCTAACGATTCTGATGATCTATCTTCTTTACATCGTTTGGTTTGAGAGAAAACTCACCGCGAGGATTCAGTGGAGAGTTGGACCTCTGGAAGTTTACCGCCCATTAAGGGGAGCAATTCAGGCTCTTGCGGACGGTGTGAGATATCTGTTCCAGGAGGCAATAATTCACAGAGATGCTCATCGCCCTTATTTTGTGCAACTTCCAATTCTCGCCTTTATTCCGATTCTGCTTCCAATTGCCTTTATACCTGCGGGCAACGTTGTTGGAATAAAATCGCCATACGCAATCCAGCTCACAGTAGCCTTTATCTCTCTGATTCCGATAACGATAGTCGCCATTGGTTGGGCTTCAAACAACAGATTTGCCTTCATAGGCTCGGTTAGAGAGGCTCTGATGTATGTTGCCTATGAAATCCCATTCATAATTGCAGTCATCTCGATGGTCTTTCTCTATGGCAGTGGAGATCCCTATGTGGCGGTTGAGAAGCAGTGGATTCCGGGGGCAATTCTTAATCCTTTGGCATTTCTGGTGTTTCTCATAGCGATGCTGATGGCAACTTCCCGTTTACCGTTTGAGATCCCTGAGGCAGATCAGGAGATCGCCTTTGGACCATTTGTGGAGTATTCTGGTATTCTTTTTGGGCTTGTAATGGTTTTGGCTTACGAGAAGCTTTATGTAATGGCTTTGCTTTTCGTGATCTTATTCCTTGGTGGCTGGAATGGGATATACATCTCTTTGCTCGGTGATCTCAACGCCCCGCTATGGCTCGTGATAAAAACTCTCATTGTGATCTCGATAATTGCTATGGTTAGATCGATGTATGCCCGTTATAGGATTGATCAGGCTTTGCGAATTAGTTTTAGCTGGATATTGGCTCTTTCGATAATTGCCTTGCTAATTGGTGCGGGAGTGGGGATGTTGGTATGAAGGTAGAATTTAAGGCTGGCAAAGCTGAAATGCTTCGAAATCACATCGAAGTCATTCGGGAAGCAATCAGGCAGGCTATAACGCCTGATAGAGTGACTGTTGAGTATCCAAGAGAAAGAAGAAAATATCCCACTAATTTCAGGGGGCTAATTATATTTGATCAGGAGAAATGCATAAGCTGTTTCAGATGTGCTCACATCTGCCCGGCGAATGCGATTCAAATGACCTTCTACGAAAAGGCTTGGCCGGGAATTGATTACACAAAGTGCATTTTTTGTCATTTCTGCGTTGAAAGCTGTCCGAGTGGAGCACTGAAATCAACGAAGATCCATGATGTAGCCTTTGCAACAATGAATGAAATGAAGCTGAGAGCGGATCAAATGATGAAAGCTCCTGAAGTCTTTCGAGAGGATACAGTTACTGTTGAGTATCTAATCGATGATGAAGGCTGGAAATTGATTAGAAAGCCAGAAATCGAAGAGCTGGTAGTTGAAGCATTCTTGCCACCAGTTAAAAGGAAAGTTTCAATTTGCACCGATCCAGAGAGCTGTCTTGGTTGCAGGATCTGCGTTGAACTTTGCCCAAGTGATGCGATCGCAGTAGACAGAAAGGCTAACAAGCTTAAGATCGACGCTAAGAAGTGCACTGGCTGTGGGATCTGCGTTAGAAATTGTCCCATGCGGGTGCTTGAGCTGAAAGAGGTGTCTTAATGCAGGAATGGCAAATAATTTTACCCGAGAAAAAACACAAGAAGAAATTCTTCGGCAATCTGCTCGAAGAAGTCATCAAGCCAGCGATCTGCAGTCATTGCACAGCCTGCTCGGCAATCTGCCCGGTCAAGGGAATAACAGCGGGAGACAAGC encodes:
- the nuoH gene encoding NADH-quinone oxidoreductase subunit NuoH, with translation MAMLETLLDFVKFLLSVLKANQLDIPIIKPIIGILMKIVAQIPIPYLSNLVDLILAIVLWRPLFAIAIMPGLTILMIYLLYIVWFERKLTARIQWRVGPLEVYRPLRGAIQALADGVRYLFQEAIIHRDAHRPYFVQLPILAFIPILLPIAFIPAGNVVGIKSPYAIQLTVAFISLIPITIVAIGWASNNRFAFIGSVREALMYVAYEIPFIIAVISMVFLYGSGDPYVAVEKQWIPGAILNPLAFLVFLIAMLMATSRLPFEIPEADQEIAFGPFVEYSGILFGLVMVLAYEKLYVMALLFVILFLGGWNGIYISLLGDLNAPLWLVIKTLIVISIIAMVRSMYARYRIDQALRISFSWILALSIIALLIGAGVGMLV
- a CDS encoding 4Fe-4S binding protein, whose amino-acid sequence is MKVEFKAGKAEMLRNHIEVIREAIRQAITPDRVTVEYPRERRKYPTNFRGLIIFDQEKCISCFRCAHICPANAIQMTFYEKAWPGIDYTKCIFCHFCVESCPSGALKSTKIHDVAFATMNEMKLRADQMMKAPEVFREDTVTVEYLIDDEGWKLIRKPEIEELVVEAFLPPVKRKVSICTDPESCLGCRICVELCPSDAIAVDRKANKLKIDAKKCTGCGICVRNCPMRVLELKEVS